In Gigantopelta aegis isolate Gae_Host chromosome 14, Gae_host_genome, whole genome shotgun sequence, the following proteins share a genomic window:
- the LOC121388242 gene encoding MORN repeat-containing protein 1-like isoform X1 — MATDAVCKPGYIGEKKKLLRDGHGVYVYENPYFRYEGTWKNGKKHGHGKLLMRDGTFYEGQFIDGEITGHGYKYFASTKARYTGQFLNGELEGYGIMTYADGTQYEGEWHQNRKRGMGVMKLSEGTYKGCFQGHLRHGQGSLMYENVYKTLRNGDYYKGYWVMDKRQGHGRLVCADGTIYEGQWYNDLFHGDGFMEHASGILYSGQWVNGLPERMAAKIVITNTTEIDIKQGETFSITVEVRDGADELVEDQGRELHIIAGYKYYAPLGSMEPALFDMIEDMEDKPISTPFGYDIVAYPLTDQLIEEEKPEEEADKEQPEKGDSEETVDGTDLTDSSKDLQEGEGQKNEQTEEEKEEAQKEDTAKKEEAAKKEDTAKKEEAAKKEDTAKKEEAAKKEDTAKKEPKSDAMDGKKEEEKKDGEKDADGSRPDSPSGSDAASESCHSKVELFGDIGDTAVRDPVVSKPLPPPVNNKRTGSGKCCWENLHLAPPPPMYRPFLVMEQVEKSKSKTKVSKDRSGEKIDSKSTGKGKQKNILTDEMYPRTGEYVIMVMDATNPPFLNHTLEPAFMLVKLRKLPVKKVIVKKASKPNLSEESLSNPGSEPECNNTDIEQEV, encoded by the exons GTCATGGTGTCTATGTTTATGAGAATCCATATTTCCGATATGAAGGAACGTGGAAAAATGGGAAGAAGCATG GTCATGGAAAGCTCCTGATGCGAGATGGTACATTCTACGAGGGCCAGTTTATTGATGGGGAGATAACTGGACATGGGTATAAGTATTTTGCGTCGACAAAAGCCCGATATACTGGCCAGTTTTTAAATGGTGAACTGGAAGGCTATGGAATCATGACCTATGCCGATGGAACACAATACGAAGGAGAGTGGCATCAGAATAGAAAACGTG GTATGGGTGTGATGAAGCTGTCTGAAGGAACCTATAAGGGTTGTTTTCAGGGACATTTGAGGCACGGTCAGGGATCCCTGATGTATGA GAATGTCTATAAAACACTGAG AAACGGTGATTACTACAAAGGCTATTGGGTGATGGACAAGAGGCAGGGTCACGGACGACTAGTATGTGCGGATGGAACCATATATGAG GGTCAGTGGTACAATGACTTGTTTCACGGCGATGGTTTCATGGAACACGCATCGGGGATTCTGTATTCTGGACAGTGGGTGAATGGTCTACCCGAGCGGATGGCCGCGAAGATTGTGATAACGAACACCACAGAGATCGACATCAAACAGGGAGAGACGTTCTCCATCACTGTGGAAGTGAGAGATGGTGCAGATGAACTCGTGGAAG ATCAAGGGAGAGAACTCCATATTATAGCAGGTTATAAATATTATGCACCACTGGGGTCGATGGAACCTGCATTATTCGACATGATAGAAGACATGGAAGATAAACCTATTAGCACACCATT TGGCTATGATATTGTTGCATACCCTCTGACTGACCAGCTGATAGAAGAGGAGAAACCTGAAGAAG AGGCTGACAAAGAACAGCCAGAAAAGGGAGACAGCGAAGAAACGGTAGATGGAACAGATCTCACAGATTCATCAAAAGACCTGCAAGAGGGTGAAGGACAGAAGAACGAACAAAcggaagaagagaaagaagaagctCAGAAGGAAGACACAGCAAAGAAGGAGGAAGCTGCAAAGAAGGAAGACACAGCAAAGAAGGAGGAAGCTGCAAAGAAGGAAGACACAGCAAAGAAAGAAGAAGCTGCAAAGAAGGAAGACACAGCAAAGAAGGAACCAAAGAGTGATGCAATGGATGGAAAGaaggaagaagagaagaaggaTGGAGAGAAGGATGCTGATGGTAGCCGACCAGATTCTCCCAGTGGGAGTGACGCAG cTTCCGAGTCATGTCACAGTAAAGTCGAGTTGTTTGGCGACATTGGCGACACGGCTGTCAGAGATCCGGTTGTATCCAAGCCACTGCCTCCCCCGGTCAACAACAAGAGAACAGGAAGTGGCAAGTGCTGCTGGGAAAACCTCCATCTTGCTCCACCGCCCCCAATGTACAGACCTTTCCTGGTGATGGAACAAGTGGAGAAAAGTAAATCAAAAACCAAAGTTTCAAAGGACAGAAGTGGAGAAAAAATAG ATTCTAAGAGCACGGGTAAGGGTAAACAGAAGAATATATTAACAGACGAAATGTATCCAAGGACGG GAGAGTATGTGATTATGGTAATGGATGCAACGAATCCTCCCTTCCTGAACCACACCCTAGAACCAGCCTTCATGCTCGTCAAGCTGAGGAAACTGCCAGTGAAAAAAGTGATCGTTAAGAAGGCCTCAAAACCAAA
- the LOC121388242 gene encoding MORN repeat-containing protein 1-like isoform X2 has product MATDAVCKPGYIGEKKKLLRDGHGVYVYENPYFRYEGTWKNGKKHGHGKLLMRDGTFYEGQFIDGEITGHGYKYFASTKARYTGQFLNGELEGYGIMTYADGTQYEGEWHQNRKRGMGVMKLSEGTYKGCFQGHLRHGQGSLMYENVYKTLRNGDYYKGYWVMDKRQGHGRLVCADGTIYEGQWYNDLFHGDGFMEHASGILYSGQWVNGLPERMAAKIVITNTTEIDIKQGETFSITVEVRDGADELVEDQGRELHIIAGYKYYAPLGSMEPALFDMIEDMEDKPISTPFGYDIVAYPLTDQLIEEEKPEEEADKEQPEKGDSEETVDGTDLTDSSKDLQEGEGQKNEQTEEEKEEAQKEDTAKKEEAAKKEDTAKKEEAAKKEDTAKKEEAAKKEDTAKKEPKSDAMDGKKEEEKKDGEKDADGSRPDSPSGSDAASESCHSKVELFGDIGDTAVRDPVVSKPLPPPVNNKRTGSGKCCWENLHLAPPPPMYRPFLVMEQVEKSKSKTKVSKDRSGEKIDSKSTGKGKQKNILTDEMYPRTGEYVIMVMDATNPPFLNHTLEPAFMLVKLRKLPVKKVIVKKASKPKWDTSSFIMQASRRLSSGSDG; this is encoded by the exons GTCATGGTGTCTATGTTTATGAGAATCCATATTTCCGATATGAAGGAACGTGGAAAAATGGGAAGAAGCATG GTCATGGAAAGCTCCTGATGCGAGATGGTACATTCTACGAGGGCCAGTTTATTGATGGGGAGATAACTGGACATGGGTATAAGTATTTTGCGTCGACAAAAGCCCGATATACTGGCCAGTTTTTAAATGGTGAACTGGAAGGCTATGGAATCATGACCTATGCCGATGGAACACAATACGAAGGAGAGTGGCATCAGAATAGAAAACGTG GTATGGGTGTGATGAAGCTGTCTGAAGGAACCTATAAGGGTTGTTTTCAGGGACATTTGAGGCACGGTCAGGGATCCCTGATGTATGA GAATGTCTATAAAACACTGAG AAACGGTGATTACTACAAAGGCTATTGGGTGATGGACAAGAGGCAGGGTCACGGACGACTAGTATGTGCGGATGGAACCATATATGAG GGTCAGTGGTACAATGACTTGTTTCACGGCGATGGTTTCATGGAACACGCATCGGGGATTCTGTATTCTGGACAGTGGGTGAATGGTCTACCCGAGCGGATGGCCGCGAAGATTGTGATAACGAACACCACAGAGATCGACATCAAACAGGGAGAGACGTTCTCCATCACTGTGGAAGTGAGAGATGGTGCAGATGAACTCGTGGAAG ATCAAGGGAGAGAACTCCATATTATAGCAGGTTATAAATATTATGCACCACTGGGGTCGATGGAACCTGCATTATTCGACATGATAGAAGACATGGAAGATAAACCTATTAGCACACCATT TGGCTATGATATTGTTGCATACCCTCTGACTGACCAGCTGATAGAAGAGGAGAAACCTGAAGAAG AGGCTGACAAAGAACAGCCAGAAAAGGGAGACAGCGAAGAAACGGTAGATGGAACAGATCTCACAGATTCATCAAAAGACCTGCAAGAGGGTGAAGGACAGAAGAACGAACAAAcggaagaagagaaagaagaagctCAGAAGGAAGACACAGCAAAGAAGGAGGAAGCTGCAAAGAAGGAAGACACAGCAAAGAAGGAGGAAGCTGCAAAGAAGGAAGACACAGCAAAGAAAGAAGAAGCTGCAAAGAAGGAAGACACAGCAAAGAAGGAACCAAAGAGTGATGCAATGGATGGAAAGaaggaagaagagaagaaggaTGGAGAGAAGGATGCTGATGGTAGCCGACCAGATTCTCCCAGTGGGAGTGACGCAG cTTCCGAGTCATGTCACAGTAAAGTCGAGTTGTTTGGCGACATTGGCGACACGGCTGTCAGAGATCCGGTTGTATCCAAGCCACTGCCTCCCCCGGTCAACAACAAGAGAACAGGAAGTGGCAAGTGCTGCTGGGAAAACCTCCATCTTGCTCCACCGCCCCCAATGTACAGACCTTTCCTGGTGATGGAACAAGTGGAGAAAAGTAAATCAAAAACCAAAGTTTCAAAGGACAGAAGTGGAGAAAAAATAG ATTCTAAGAGCACGGGTAAGGGTAAACAGAAGAATATATTAACAGACGAAATGTATCCAAGGACGG GAGAGTATGTGATTATGGTAATGGATGCAACGAATCCTCCCTTCCTGAACCACACCCTAGAACCAGCCTTCATGCTCGTCAAGCTGAGGAAACTGCCAGTGAAAAAAGTGATCGTTAAGAAGGCCTCAAAACCAAA